One segment of Streptosporangium brasiliense DNA contains the following:
- a CDS encoding glycosyltransferase family 4 protein, translating into MAQEVEPLEADTIRTVLNLAGHLARTHDVEIVSVVRERERPFFPVPAGVRVRYLDERLHRRRGLLSRLPSVLVPKDEAAYHRFTLRTGLELLRYIRSRRRGVLIGTRPGLNLIVARAAPPEVITVAQEHANLSGHRPAVRRQILRRYGRLDALVTLTRTDLLAYQRAYRRAGKSAPRTLTRIPNAVTRLEGGVSPLTARTAVTVGRLTHVKGHDLLIRAWAQVHARHPDWTLCVFGGGPRREKLQASIDSHGLTGHVLLGGSVKDVGAELGAASMFVLSSRREGMPMVILEAMSKGLPVVSYDCPTGPAELITHGSDGLLVRPGKIQALADAICALIEDEELRREIGARALETAAGYRLATIGARWEALLSDLVDRHPHHRRER; encoded by the coding sequence GTGGCCCAGGAAGTTGAGCCACTCGAAGCCGACACGATCAGAACCGTCCTCAACCTCGCCGGGCACCTCGCGCGGACGCACGACGTCGAGATCGTGAGCGTGGTCAGGGAGCGCGAGCGGCCCTTCTTCCCCGTGCCCGCCGGCGTCCGCGTCCGCTACCTCGACGAGCGGCTGCATCGGCGCAGGGGCCTGCTGTCACGCCTGCCCAGCGTGCTGGTGCCCAAGGACGAGGCCGCCTACCACCGGTTCACCCTCCGGACCGGCCTCGAACTTCTCCGCTACATCCGCTCCCGCCGCCGGGGCGTCCTCATCGGCACCCGGCCGGGCCTGAATCTGATCGTCGCCCGCGCCGCCCCGCCCGAGGTCATCACGGTCGCCCAGGAGCACGCGAACCTCTCGGGCCACCGGCCGGCGGTCCGCAGGCAGATCCTCCGCCGGTACGGCAGGCTCGACGCCCTCGTCACACTCACCCGGACCGACCTCCTCGCCTACCAGCGCGCCTACCGGCGGGCGGGCAAGAGCGCCCCGCGGACCCTGACCCGGATCCCGAACGCCGTCACCCGGCTGGAGGGCGGCGTCTCCCCCCTCACCGCCAGGACCGCGGTCACCGTGGGCCGCCTCACCCACGTCAAGGGCCACGACCTGCTGATCCGTGCCTGGGCCCAGGTCCACGCCAGGCATCCGGACTGGACCCTGTGCGTCTTCGGCGGCGGCCCGCGCCGGGAGAAGCTCCAGGCGTCGATCGACAGCCACGGGCTGACCGGGCACGTGCTCCTCGGAGGCTCCGTCAAGGACGTCGGCGCGGAGCTCGGCGCCGCCTCGATGTTCGTGCTCAGCTCCCGCCGCGAGGGCATGCCGATGGTCATCCTGGAGGCGATGAGCAAGGGACTGCCGGTGGTCAGCTACGACTGCCCCACCGGACCTGCCGAGCTGATCACCCACGGCTCCGACGGGCTGCTGGTCAGGCCGGGGAAGATCCAGGCGCTGGCCGACGCGATCTGCGCGCTCATCGAGGACGAGGAGCTGCGCCGCGAGATCGGAGCCCGCGCCCTGGAGACCGCGGCCGGCTACCGGCTCGCCACCATCGGGGCCAGGTGGGAGGCGCTCCTGTCCGACCTGGTGGACCGCCACCCCCACCACCGGCGCGAGAGGTGA
- a CDS encoding DinB family protein, which yields MTPPRNRPPFEADERTQLVGWLDMQRAIIHWKCEGLSDADAHRSVLPASPLMTMAGVVSHMRWVENTWFEVMLLGRPARGPQFDDGPEDADMMVEGIPLAQLLEEYDRQCAVSNEIIAAHSLDDVGKHPDFRVAGASLRWILLHMIEETARHAGHVDVIRELLDGGKGYY from the coding sequence ATGACTCCTCCTCGTAATCGTCCTCCTTTCGAGGCGGACGAGCGGACCCAGCTCGTCGGCTGGCTCGACATGCAGCGCGCGATAATTCACTGGAAATGCGAAGGCCTGTCCGACGCGGACGCGCATCGATCCGTCCTTCCCGCCTCTCCCCTCATGACGATGGCGGGTGTCGTCTCCCATATGCGCTGGGTGGAGAACACCTGGTTCGAGGTCATGCTGCTGGGCCGGCCGGCCAGGGGACCGCAGTTCGACGACGGGCCCGAGGATGCCGACATGATGGTCGAAGGCATCCCGCTCGCGCAGCTCCTCGAGGAGTACGACAGGCAGTGCGCGGTGTCGAACGAGATCATCGCGGCCCATTCGCTGGATGACGTGGGCAAGCACCCGGACTTCCGGGTGGCCGGCGCGTCCCTGCGCTGGATCCTGCTCCACATGATCGAGGAGACCGCCCGGCACGCCGGCCACGTGGACGTCATCCGGGAGCTCCTCGACGGCGGGAAGGGCTACTACTAG
- a CDS encoding DUF6745 domain-containing protein, whose protein sequence is MSVLVQREAAEIREEWLGWASSTLPADRPAAEAAISGLYRLIGLPPPRFHWVSSPAAALATVPPGVRLRPSEAVERMSEWPLPPRLAAVMRELCRGLDAQVRWVHQPMDQLIRREVRGSLSQSTRSLRMPLQAAHGSQPHPGSGWHDVRCVSWVAHYDALRRAAGVVFTPEQTRQFDLWAAVARSCGWWWPREGVCVVSERPVAMHTEVWGDDGEVRLHRADGPAARYADGWEVYAWHGTQVPSWVITDPSVPRIAREANVEVRRCAIEHIGWASYIDRAGLRLVASAPDPGNPGSELRLYDMRKETRVLLAVNGSVERDGHRRRYGLTVPGSLDDPIAAAGWTYGLSAEQYSLLVRRT, encoded by the coding sequence GTGAGCGTTCTCGTGCAGCGGGAAGCTGCCGAAATCCGCGAAGAATGGCTGGGCTGGGCGTCGTCGACGCTGCCCGCCGACCGTCCGGCCGCAGAGGCCGCCATCTCCGGGCTCTACCGCCTGATCGGGCTCCCTCCGCCACGTTTCCACTGGGTCTCCTCGCCGGCCGCGGCCCTGGCCACCGTCCCCCCCGGCGTGCGCCTACGGCCTTCGGAGGCCGTCGAGCGCATGTCCGAATGGCCACTGCCACCGCGGCTCGCCGCTGTGATGAGAGAGCTGTGCCGCGGACTCGACGCCCAGGTCAGATGGGTTCATCAGCCGATGGACCAGCTGATCCGCCGGGAGGTCCGCGGCTCGCTCTCGCAGTCCACCAGATCGCTCCGCATGCCGCTCCAGGCGGCGCACGGCTCGCAGCCCCATCCGGGGAGCGGCTGGCACGACGTGCGGTGCGTCTCCTGGGTCGCCCACTACGACGCCCTCCGCCGGGCGGCCGGCGTGGTCTTCACCCCCGAGCAGACCCGGCAGTTCGACCTGTGGGCGGCGGTGGCCCGGTCATGCGGCTGGTGGTGGCCCCGCGAAGGCGTGTGCGTCGTCTCCGAGCGGCCCGTCGCCATGCACACGGAGGTGTGGGGCGATGACGGCGAAGTGCGGCTGCACCGCGCGGACGGCCCCGCGGCACGTTACGCGGACGGGTGGGAGGTGTACGCCTGGCACGGGACGCAGGTGCCCTCCTGGGTGATCACGGATCCGAGCGTCCCGCGGATCGCGCGGGAGGCCAACGTCGAGGTCAGGCGGTGCGCGATCGAGCACATCGGCTGGGCGTCCTACATCGACCGGGCCGGGCTGCGGCTGGTCGCCTCCGCGCCTGACCCCGGCAACCCCGGCTCGGAACTGCGGCTCTACGACATGCGGAAGGAGACCAGGGTGCTCCTCGCGGTCAACGGGTCCGTCGAACGCGACGGACACCGCCGCCGGTACGGGCTGACCGTGCCGGGCTCCCTCGACGATCCGATCGCCGCCGCCGGCTGGACCTACGGGCTGTCCGCCGAGCAGTACTCCCTTCTCGTCCGCCGAACCTGA
- a CDS encoding J-domain-containing protein, with protein sequence MTERKPPGVSFETWIDRQIREATERGEFDDLPGAGRPLPGEGRPYDEMWWIRQKMQAENLSFPLPGTLALRKEAEESRAVAVGARTEAEARRIIGAINDKIRESYGKPLSGPPLLQPLIDVEEVVGDWRARHPAEEKPAAAGPPPREKRSFFQRLRRG encoded by the coding sequence GTGACGGAACGCAAACCACCCGGAGTCAGCTTCGAGACGTGGATCGACCGGCAGATCCGTGAGGCCACCGAGCGCGGGGAGTTCGACGACCTGCCGGGCGCGGGCAGACCCCTCCCCGGCGAGGGCAGGCCGTACGACGAGATGTGGTGGATCAGGCAGAAGATGCAGGCGGAGAACCTGTCGTTCCCGCTGCCGGGGACGCTCGCGCTGCGCAAGGAGGCCGAGGAGTCCCGGGCGGTGGCGGTGGGCGCGCGGACGGAGGCCGAGGCCCGCAGGATCATCGGCGCCATCAACGACAAGATCCGTGAGAGCTACGGGAAGCCCCTGTCCGGCCCGCCGCTCCTCCAACCGCTCATCGACGTGGAGGAGGTCGTCGGCGACTGGCGGGCCCGCCATCCCGCCGAGGAGAAGCCCGCCGCCGCCGGGCCGCCGCCCCGCGAGAAGCGCTCGTTCTTCCAGCGGCTCAGACGCGGCTGA
- the frdA gene encoding fumarate reductase (quinol) flavoprotein subunit, whose product MTLPHDVLIVGGGGAGVRAAIAVAERDPRLSVAIVSKVYPMRSHTVSAEGGAAGVVRSDDSFDEHAYDTVSGGDWLCAQDAVEVFVKEAPEELLRLEHWGCPWSREPDGRVAVRPFGGMKKMRTWFAADKTGFHLLHTLFQTSLRYGRIIRYDEWYVTKLLVDDGRVAGVVAIELMSGRIEAITARAVVLCTGGCGQVYPFTTNAAIKTGDGMGLAYRAGAPLKDMEFVQYHPTGLPFTGILITEAARAEGGWLVNKDGYRYLQDYDLGTPSPGPVLRSMELGPRDRLSQAFVKEVDKGRTVDTPYGPIVHLDLRHLGKAVIDARLPFVRELCRSYENIDPVRELIPVRPVVHYMMGGIHTDIHGATPLEGLFAAGEAACVSINGANRLGSNSLPELLVFGARAGRAAASFASGAQDARTAVRPAVRAQVEDERRRLEHGLLNRDDGKEPISAIREEMRATMEESTGIYRSGGSLARAADRLSVLQDRFRSARLEDRSRTFNTELVAALELSFMLDVAESIVHCALRREESRGAHQRVDFPARDDHRFLANTLIYRDADGTRRVEYLPVTITRWPPGERVYGR is encoded by the coding sequence ATGACGCTCCCGCATGACGTCCTGATCGTGGGCGGCGGTGGCGCCGGGGTGCGCGCCGCGATCGCCGTCGCGGAGCGCGATCCACGGCTGAGCGTGGCGATCGTCTCCAAGGTGTATCCGATGCGCAGCCACACGGTCTCGGCCGAGGGTGGGGCCGCGGGGGTCGTCCGGTCCGATGACAGCTTCGACGAGCACGCCTACGACACCGTCTCCGGCGGGGACTGGCTGTGCGCCCAGGACGCCGTCGAGGTCTTCGTCAAGGAGGCCCCCGAGGAGCTGCTCCGGCTGGAGCACTGGGGCTGCCCGTGGAGCCGCGAGCCCGACGGGCGCGTGGCCGTGCGGCCGTTCGGCGGGATGAAGAAGATGCGCACGTGGTTCGCCGCCGACAAGACGGGCTTCCACCTGCTCCACACGCTGTTCCAGACCTCCCTCCGATACGGACGCATCATCCGCTACGACGAGTGGTACGTGACGAAGCTGCTGGTCGACGACGGCCGGGTGGCCGGCGTCGTCGCCATCGAGCTGATGTCGGGCCGGATCGAGGCCATCACCGCCAGGGCGGTCGTCCTGTGCACCGGCGGGTGCGGCCAGGTCTACCCGTTCACCACCAACGCCGCCATCAAGACCGGCGACGGCATGGGCCTGGCCTACCGGGCGGGGGCTCCGCTCAAGGACATGGAGTTCGTCCAGTACCACCCGACCGGCCTGCCGTTCACCGGCATCCTCATCACCGAGGCGGCCCGGGCCGAGGGCGGCTGGCTGGTCAACAAGGACGGCTACCGCTACCTGCAGGACTACGACCTCGGCACGCCCTCGCCCGGGCCCGTGCTGCGCAGCATGGAGCTGGGGCCACGTGACCGCCTGTCGCAGGCGTTCGTCAAGGAGGTCGACAAGGGCCGGACCGTCGACACCCCGTACGGGCCCATCGTGCACCTGGACCTGCGCCACCTCGGGAAGGCGGTCATCGACGCCAGGCTCCCCTTCGTGCGCGAGCTCTGCCGGAGCTACGAGAACATCGACCCGGTCCGCGAGCTGATCCCGGTGCGGCCGGTCGTGCACTACATGATGGGCGGGATCCACACCGACATCCACGGCGCCACCCCCCTGGAGGGGCTGTTCGCCGCCGGCGAGGCCGCCTGCGTCAGCATCAACGGCGCGAACCGCCTGGGTTCCAACTCGCTGCCCGAGCTGCTCGTGTTCGGCGCCCGCGCCGGGCGGGCCGCCGCCTCGTTCGCCTCAGGCGCGCAAGACGCCCGCACCGCCGTACGGCCGGCCGTACGGGCGCAGGTGGAGGACGAGCGGCGGCGGCTGGAACACGGGCTGCTCAACCGCGACGACGGGAAGGAACCGATCTCCGCCATCCGCGAGGAGATGCGGGCGACCATGGAGGAGAGCACGGGGATCTACCGTTCGGGCGGCTCGCTGGCCAGGGCCGCCGACCGGCTGAGCGTCCTGCAGGACCGCTTCCGCTCCGCCCGCCTCGAGGACCGCAGCCGGACCTTCAACACCGAGCTGGTCGCCGCCCTCGAACTGTCGTTCATGCTGGACGTGGCCGAGAGCATCGTCCACTGCGCGCTGCGGCGTGAGGAGTCGCGTGGAGCGCACCAGCGCGTCGACTTCCCGGCCCGCGACGACCACAGGTTCCTCGCCAACACGCTGATCTACCGCGACGCCGACGGGACACGGCGGGTGGAGTATCTACCGGTGACGATCACCCGGTGGCCCCCGGGGGAGCGGGTGTACGGGAGGTGA
- a CDS encoding succinate dehydrogenase/fumarate reductase iron-sulfur subunit yields MADHITLRVTRYRPESDTEPVAQEYEIPLRKEWSVLDGLNHIKDHLDGTLSYRWSCRMGVCGSCGMTVNSEPKLTCATFLEDYAPGPVRVEPLSNFPVVRDLVVDIGDFMRKLPQVRPWLIRSEQEPPAEGEYPQLPAERAEYEQFSMCINCMLCYAACPVYGLDQEFLGPAAIALAQRYNLDSRDQGASERMDVLSAAEGIWACTFVGECSAVCPKDVDPAGAIQRYKFTAAMESLRSFLLPRGA; encoded by the coding sequence ATGGCGGATCACATCACCCTGCGGGTGACCCGCTACCGGCCGGAGAGCGACACCGAGCCGGTGGCTCAGGAGTACGAGATACCGCTGCGCAAGGAGTGGTCGGTCCTCGACGGCCTGAACCACATCAAGGACCACCTGGACGGCACGCTCTCCTACCGCTGGTCCTGCCGGATGGGCGTCTGCGGGAGCTGCGGCATGACCGTCAACAGCGAGCCGAAGCTGACCTGCGCCACCTTCCTGGAGGACTACGCGCCGGGCCCGGTACGCGTCGAGCCGCTGTCCAACTTCCCCGTCGTGCGCGATCTCGTTGTGGACATCGGCGACTTCATGCGCAAGCTGCCGCAGGTCAGACCGTGGCTCATCCGCTCGGAGCAGGAACCGCCGGCCGAGGGAGAGTATCCCCAGCTACCGGCGGAGCGCGCGGAGTACGAGCAGTTCAGCATGTGCATCAACTGCATGCTCTGTTACGCCGCCTGCCCCGTCTACGGGCTCGACCAGGAGTTCCTCGGCCCGGCGGCCATCGCCCTCGCCCAGCGCTACAACCTCGACTCGCGTGACCAAGGCGCCTCGGAACGGATGGACGTCCTGTCGGCGGCCGAAGGCATCTGGGCCTGCACTTTCGTGGGCGAGTGCAGCGCGGTCTGCCCGAAGGACGTCGATCCGGCGGGGGCCATCCAGCGCTACAAGTTCACGGCGGCCATGGAGTCGCTCAGGTCCTTCCTCTTACCACGGGGGGCGTGA
- the frdD gene encoding fumarate reductase subunit FrdD, giving the protein MARRPVEPFLWLLFSAGGVLSALLIPALLFLFGVAFPLGWMSPPDHGRLTAVLGHPVTRVVLLGLCVLALFHWAHRFRYALHHGLQLRHLERAISLACYGGALAGSAVAGYLLLSAW; this is encoded by the coding sequence ATGGCCAGGCGTCCGGTGGAGCCGTTCCTGTGGCTGCTGTTCAGCGCCGGCGGCGTGCTGTCGGCGCTGCTGATCCCGGCCCTGCTGTTCCTCTTCGGCGTCGCGTTCCCGCTGGGCTGGATGTCGCCGCCCGATCACGGACGGCTGACCGCCGTGCTGGGCCATCCGGTCACGCGGGTCGTTCTTCTCGGTCTCTGCGTGCTCGCGCTCTTCCACTGGGCCCACCGCTTCCGCTACGCCCTCCATCACGGGCTGCAGCTCAGGCACCTCGAAAGGGCGATCAGCCTGGCCTGCTACGGCGGAGCGCTGGCCGGGTCGGCGGTGGCCGGCTATCTCCTGCTGTCCGCCTGGTGA
- a CDS encoding serine/threonine-protein kinase, giving the protein MSGEIDTVDGGIQPLLPHDPQQIGPYRLAGRLGVGGMGIVYAGTDKSNHRVAVKTVHPELAHDPEFIVRFAREVKLLSRIQGRGTVKILGADTDDARPWLATEYVPGPTLEQRISAGGPLSGGGLIGLAAGLAEGIHAMHRAGVVHRDLKPGNIILSPLGPRIVDLGIARAVDGTKLTRSGVLIGSPMWMSPEQYGGGEAGPATDVYAWGLIVIYASSGELPFGNARPELLAHRILNNRVNTESVPRSLAGLVGRAVSKNPEERPPVDQIIGSVLRGTTDGESAGSPSEADAVSSITSFIDGTWRMPVGEDPAWKRHDESLARTRRKRISAIAAFGVATLGAAAALWLNYFQSTSSPAQGLPDGSSTMKQAVPSVSDRPESPPQTSPTPAPKPTPTPTPEPEPAALKGKLITLKSGLRFTLPAGWQVSYDESDSSGSTCVQPKSLGNATCMESGIAIIQGLGEDAQNFGSTWALYGDMGQLEACFTSTQGGEDDVTTRTVSTATRSFGNKTALYREFSVRCPTGYTFSPRVWWLPRTSVALTTTAIPRSHNSTVDQISRSFDFRHYRAPG; this is encoded by the coding sequence ATGTCCGGTGAAATTGACACGGTCGACGGCGGGATCCAGCCGCTCCTTCCGCACGATCCGCAGCAGATCGGCCCCTACCGGCTGGCGGGCCGGCTGGGAGTCGGCGGGATGGGGATCGTCTACGCGGGCACCGACAAGAGCAACCATCGAGTCGCGGTAAAAACAGTTCATCCCGAACTCGCCCACGATCCAGAATTCATCGTGCGATTCGCCCGGGAAGTAAAGCTGCTTTCGCGGATACAGGGCCGGGGCACCGTGAAAATCCTCGGCGCGGACACCGATGACGCCCGGCCCTGGCTCGCGACCGAGTATGTTCCCGGTCCGACGCTGGAACAGCGGATCAGTGCCGGAGGGCCGCTGTCCGGAGGCGGACTGATCGGTCTCGCGGCGGGACTCGCCGAAGGCATTCACGCCATGCACCGCGCCGGAGTGGTCCATCGAGACCTGAAGCCCGGCAACATCATCCTGTCTCCGCTGGGGCCACGGATAGTGGACCTGGGCATAGCCCGCGCCGTGGACGGCACCAAATTGACGCGCAGCGGGGTGCTGATCGGTTCCCCGATGTGGATGAGCCCCGAGCAGTATGGGGGAGGCGAGGCGGGACCGGCCACCGATGTTTATGCCTGGGGGCTGATAGTGATATACGCCTCTTCGGGAGAGCTCCCTTTCGGGAATGCGCGTCCCGAGCTCCTGGCCCACCGCATACTAAACAATCGAGTAAATACGGAATCGGTTCCACGGAGCCTGGCGGGCCTGGTGGGGCGCGCGGTCTCCAAGAACCCGGAAGAGCGCCCGCCGGTGGACCAGATCATCGGATCGGTGCTACGCGGTACCACCGACGGGGAATCGGCAGGATCGCCTTCGGAGGCCGATGCCGTCTCATCGATAACCTCGTTCATCGATGGCACCTGGCGGATGCCGGTCGGAGAAGATCCGGCGTGGAAGCGACACGATGAATCACTGGCCAGAACCCGCCGGAAACGCATATCGGCCATCGCTGCTTTCGGCGTGGCGACGCTGGGGGCGGCGGCCGCACTGTGGTTGAACTATTTCCAGTCCACCTCCTCGCCTGCGCAGGGGCTGCCGGACGGATCATCAACGATGAAGCAGGCCGTGCCTTCGGTGAGCGACCGTCCGGAGTCTCCGCCGCAGACCTCTCCAACCCCTGCTCCAAAACCGACCCCGACCCCGACCCCGGAGCCGGAGCCGGCGGCCCTCAAAGGTAAGCTCATCACGCTGAAAAGCGGACTCCGTTTCACACTTCCCGCCGGATGGCAGGTCTCATATGACGAGTCCGACAGTTCGGGCAGCACCTGCGTACAGCCGAAATCGCTGGGCAATGCGACCTGCATGGAGTCCGGGATAGCCATCATCCAGGGCCTGGGGGAAGACGCCCAGAACTTTGGAAGCACCTGGGCGCTTTACGGGGACATGGGGCAGCTGGAGGCATGCTTCACATCGACCCAGGGGGGAGAGGACGATGTCACAACCAGGACGGTCAGCACCGCTACCCGGAGTTTCGGAAACAAGACCGCCCTGTATCGCGAATTCAGCGTCCGTTGCCCGACCGGCTACACATTCAGTCCCCGCGTCTGGTGGCTCCCCCGGACGAGCGTCGCCCTGACGACGACGGCGATTCCTCGCAGTCACAACTCGACGGTCGATCAGATCTCTCGATCTTTCGATTTCCGCCACTACCGAGCACCTGGATAA
- a CDS encoding TetR/AcrR family transcriptional regulator — protein sequence MITVSDITKLADVHRSTFYRHYRDKFHMIETLHADGTRKGLSSLLVATGHPVAPYRYVAALVEILEHFAAYKRLYHALLVHRRSTWFEQWLHARWTESIHQLYNGPSPSAPPGTSGALVELRTRITVETSLATLKWWVQGDCSLTAEQLACWYARHMLNGFARTTMSCPSGAH from the coding sequence ATGATCACGGTGTCGGACATCACGAAACTAGCCGATGTCCACCGCTCCACCTTCTACCGGCACTATCGCGACAAGTTCCATATGATCGAGACTCTTCATGCGGACGGCACCCGAAAGGGCCTGAGTTCGCTTCTCGTGGCCACAGGCCATCCGGTCGCCCCCTACCGGTACGTAGCGGCCCTCGTCGAGATACTGGAGCACTTCGCCGCGTACAAGCGTCTTTATCATGCGCTCCTGGTGCACAGGAGAAGCACCTGGTTCGAACAGTGGCTCCATGCACGCTGGACCGAATCGATCCACCAGCTGTACAACGGCCCGTCCCCGTCGGCCCCGCCCGGGACCAGCGGCGCCCTCGTCGAGCTCAGGACCCGGATCACCGTTGAGACCTCCCTGGCCACACTGAAGTGGTGGGTTCAGGGTGACTGCTCGCTGACCGCCGAGCAGCTGGCGTGCTGGTACGCGAGACACATGCTGAACGGGTTCGCCCGGACCACCATGTCCTGCCCGTCCGGCGCCCACTAG
- a CDS encoding MoaD/ThiS family protein yields the protein MARVVLATALRPVAADAKEIQVSPGTLEEVLSEVGATYPQLYERIVDSAGVRRFVNIYLNDEDIRSISGLATEVGEDDVLMVIPAVAGGSTDDGSPHPEF from the coding sequence ATGGCACGCGTGGTCCTCGCCACCGCCCTGCGGCCGGTGGCGGCTGATGCGAAAGAGATTCAGGTTTCCCCGGGCACGCTGGAGGAGGTCCTCTCGGAAGTCGGGGCGACCTACCCTCAGCTCTACGAGCGGATCGTGGACTCGGCCGGGGTCAGGAGGTTCGTGAACATCTACCTCAATGATGAGGACATCAGGTCGATCAGTGGCCTGGCGACCGAGGTGGGGGAGGACGACGTTCTGATGGTCATCCCCGCCGTGGCCGGAGGATCGACCGATGACGGGAGCCCCCACCCCGAGTTCTAG
- a CDS encoding C1 family peptidase codes for MIHPRTPWAAEPVDELGAPASWDLTPWFPPVVDQGNIPLCTAAVVAGIAGYYARRGGEDDFAASVLFNYRTSRLIAGERDRAGSNLFRSFEAWDTYGMVGEEDWPFTAGRENRDPPPFCFARAADRKGIIYGRIMRGEGNIAARLRALRQHILNGIPVAVDIPLHPVQLSSFRSHVLSLPPVGAATFGRHVVIIAGYDDDRTCGEGQAAGAFLVRNSWGSRWAAQGYGWLPYSYFENRLIREAWIVFEKKWKERALEPRG; via the coding sequence GTGATCCACCCCCGGACACCCTGGGCGGCCGAGCCCGTCGATGAACTCGGAGCGCCGGCCTCCTGGGATCTCACCCCCTGGTTCCCCCCGGTGGTGGACCAGGGAAACATTCCGCTGTGTACGGCCGCCGTCGTCGCCGGCATCGCCGGCTACTACGCGCGCCGGGGTGGGGAAGATGATTTCGCCGCCTCCGTTCTCTTCAACTACCGCACCTCCCGCCTGATAGCCGGGGAAAGGGACAGGGCCGGATCAAACCTGTTCCGGAGCTTCGAGGCCTGGGACACCTACGGGATGGTCGGAGAGGAGGACTGGCCGTTTACGGCAGGCCGGGAGAACAGAGATCCGCCGCCTTTCTGTTTCGCTCGGGCGGCGGACCGCAAAGGGATAATCTACGGCCGTATAATGCGCGGGGAAGGTAACATCGCAGCCCGCCTCCGTGCACTACGGCAGCACATTCTCAATGGAATTCCGGTGGCCGTCGACATACCGCTCCACCCCGTTCAGCTGTCCTCGTTCCGGAGTCATGTCCTCTCCCTCCCGCCGGTCGGTGCGGCGACATTCGGACGGCATGTGGTGATCATCGCCGGATACGACGATGATCGGACATGCGGTGAAGGGCAGGCGGCCGGCGCGTTTCTGGTGCGCAACAGCTGGGGATCCAGGTGGGCCGCGCAGGGTTACGGGTGGTTGCCGTACTCCTATTTTGAGAACCGCCTGATCCGGGAGGCCTGGATCGTGTTCGAGAAAAAATGGAAGGAGCGGGCCCTTGAGCCCCGGGGGTAA
- a CDS encoding phytanoyl-CoA dioxygenase family protein translates to MTGLHREELSRLHGEGFCFPVELLSREEAAEVLRDVRRYEEIATRVGGVLGHHWTYPKSHLVAGWADRLVHDSRVLTVAENVLGPDLLVWATNLFFRKAGSPGELAWHQDAPYFGWEDFHGRTVRMWIALTDTDRDNGTMRYAPGTHHGGIMPHRYRGSGVSALLRGEEVEFDVDDETAVDVTLAAGQCSLHFPTTIHSSGPSVSLADRVCFAIDFIQPGVRPLAGPDSALLVRGTDGSGHYDLEPRLGEEFDPAALRAFSRATKIRHERLMNVMRAGRTAGAAAGQAV, encoded by the coding sequence ATGACAGGTCTGCATCGTGAGGAGCTCTCGCGGCTCCACGGGGAAGGGTTCTGCTTCCCCGTGGAGCTCCTCAGCCGGGAGGAGGCCGCGGAAGTCCTCAGGGACGTGCGCCGGTACGAGGAGATCGCCACCAGGGTCGGCGGGGTCCTCGGCCATCACTGGACATACCCGAAAAGCCATCTGGTCGCCGGCTGGGCTGATCGCCTGGTGCACGACAGCCGCGTTCTGACCGTCGCGGAGAACGTGCTGGGACCCGACCTGCTCGTCTGGGCGACGAATCTGTTCTTCAGGAAGGCGGGGAGCCCCGGGGAACTCGCCTGGCACCAGGACGCTCCGTACTTCGGGTGGGAAGATTTCCACGGCAGGACCGTGCGCATGTGGATAGCGCTGACCGACACCGATCGGGACAACGGCACGATGCGCTATGCCCCGGGAACGCACCACGGCGGCATCATGCCGCACCGTTACCGGGGGTCCGGTGTCTCAGCCCTCCTGCGCGGGGAGGAGGTCGAGTTCGACGTGGACGACGAGACCGCCGTCGACGTCACGCTGGCCGCGGGGCAGTGCTCGCTGCATTTCCCCACGACGATTCACAGCTCCGGCCCCAGCGTGAGCCTGGCGGACCGCGTGTGTTTCGCCATCGATTTCATCCAGCCCGGGGTGCGGCCGCTGGCCGGTCCGGACAGTGCCCTCCTGGTGCGGGGCACCGACGGCTCCGGCCACTACGACCTCGAACCCCGGCTCGGCGAGGAGTTCGATCCGGCGGCGCTCAGGGCGTTCTCCCGGGCGACGAAAATCCGGCACGAGCGGTTGATGAACGTCATGCGCGCCGGTCGCACGGCCGGCGCCGCCGCGGGACAGGCGGTGTGA